A genomic region of Candidatus Anaeroferrophillus wilburensis contains the following coding sequences:
- a CDS encoding KpsF/GutQ family sugar-phosphate isomerase, translating into MLDEGRQALAIESQAISTLQERLDGSFVDAVRILDSCKGKVVVTGVGKSGIICRKIAATLSSTGTPALFLHPTEGLHGDLGILSRNDVIIAISYSGNTEELVKIVPAIKRFGLPLISMTGNLQSELASNSDVVLNIQVSREACPLGLAPTASTTATLAMGDALASVLLVAKGFSEEDFALRHPGGTLGKRLLLRVQDVMHTGGKIPLVKEQTSMHETLLEITGKGLGITGVTTAAGRLIGVITDGDLRRTLERQDNLLSLLAADVMTRNPKRIFAHVLATQALRMMEEHSITSVFVVNRDDEDLPVGILHLHDLLQAGVV; encoded by the coding sequence ATTCTAGATGAGGGCAGGCAGGCACTGGCCATCGAATCCCAGGCGATCAGCACCCTCCAGGAACGACTTGATGGATCATTTGTCGATGCGGTGCGGATTCTGGACTCCTGCAAGGGAAAAGTCGTCGTTACCGGGGTTGGCAAATCAGGAATAATCTGCCGAAAAATTGCCGCCACCCTTTCCAGTACCGGAACCCCGGCACTGTTTCTCCATCCCACGGAAGGATTGCATGGCGACCTGGGCATTCTCTCCCGCAATGATGTGATCATCGCCATCTCCTACAGCGGCAATACCGAAGAACTGGTGAAAATTGTCCCGGCGATCAAGCGATTCGGCCTGCCATTGATCAGCATGACCGGCAATCTGCAGTCGGAGCTGGCAAGCAACAGCGATGTGGTCCTCAATATCCAGGTTTCCCGGGAAGCGTGTCCTCTGGGCCTGGCACCAACCGCCAGCACCACCGCAACCCTGGCCATGGGAGATGCCTTGGCTTCAGTGCTGCTGGTCGCCAAAGGTTTCAGTGAAGAGGATTTCGCCCTCCGCCATCCAGGCGGCACCCTGGGTAAGCGGCTGCTGCTCCGGGTCCAGGATGTCATGCATACGGGGGGAAAAATTCCGCTGGTCAAAGAGCAGACCAGCATGCATGAAACCCTGCTTGAAATTACCGGCAAGGGACTGGGGATCACCGGAGTAACAACAGCGGCTGGCCGATTGATCGGCGTGATTACCGATGGCGACCTGCGGCGCACCCTGGAACGGCAGGACAACCTGCTTTCACTGCTGGCCGCTGACGTCATGACCCGCAATCCGAAAAGGATTTTCGCCCATGTTCTGGCCACCCAGGCATTGAGGATGATGGAAGAACATAGCATTACCTCGGTTTTCGTCGTCAACCGGGACGATGAGGATCTGCCGGTGGGCATTCTCCACCTTCATGATCTCCTGCAGGCCGGAGTGGTCTGA
- a CDS encoding enoyl-CoA hydratase/isomerase family protein, which translates to MSVLVLEKKGRCATLTLNAPESGNVYNESLAAALWQTVQEVRWDNEISVVLLQSNGRLFSGGGDLGSFKRGIDAGNLHTLIEQLTVTLNATVLAIRGMEKIFVSLVDGVCAGFGVGLALAADITLATENARFVAGYVGIGAVPDGGSSFAVLRALGLPRALDFFLSNGSIDGRQAADMGLVSRFVAAESAGQEAAALIKKLGQGPAAALARTKKLLIQGVSRSFPEHIEAERQGLIACAAGSEMKEGVAAFFAKRPANY; encoded by the coding sequence ATGTCAGTTCTTGTTTTGGAAAAAAAAGGTCGTTGTGCCACGTTAACCCTTAATGCCCCGGAATCGGGTAATGTCTACAATGAATCTCTGGCCGCTGCCTTGTGGCAGACGGTTCAGGAGGTCCGTTGGGATAATGAGATCAGCGTCGTTCTGCTGCAAAGCAACGGCCGGTTGTTTTCCGGCGGCGGCGATCTGGGATCTTTTAAGCGGGGCATTGATGCCGGCAATCTGCATACCCTGATTGAACAGCTGACCGTCACCCTGAATGCCACCGTGCTGGCGATTCGCGGTATGGAAAAAATCTTTGTTTCCCTTGTGGATGGGGTGTGCGCCGGTTTTGGTGTTGGCCTGGCGCTGGCAGCGGATATTACCTTGGCGACGGAGAATGCCCGTTTTGTGGCCGGTTATGTGGGGATTGGTGCCGTCCCCGACGGCGGCAGCAGTTTTGCTGTTCTGCGGGCGCTTGGGTTGCCTCGGGCCCTGGATTTCTTTTTGAGCAATGGCTCCATTGACGGCCGCCAGGCTGCTGACATGGGTTTGGTAAGCCGTTTTGTTGCCGCCGAATCAGCCGGCCAAGAGGCAGCTGCTTTGATCAAAAAGCTGGGGCAGGGGCCCGCAGCCGCCCTGGCGCGGACCAAAAAGCTTCTCATTCAAGGGGTTTCCAGATCATTTCCTGAGCATATTGAAGCGGAACGTCAGGGGTTGATTGCCTGCGCAGCCGGCAGTGAAATGAAAGAGGGGGTCGCTGCTTTTTTCGCCAAGCGTCCGGCAAACTATTGA
- the bioD gene encoding dethiobiotin synthase, giving the protein MNKSRGLFITGTDTGVGKTLVSAILAVFLRHQGRAFSYLKPMESGIADQDALAHDSDGSQVRQAAALQTPLSEIIPFTFREPLAPLLAARRQQQVISRETLRTTSQTHLERHPFTLVEGAGGLLVPLCPQYLVVDLIQDLQLPVLLVCRSALGGVNHTLLSLACLRQAGIPIAGLVVNHLNGPPGIAEQHFSAQIEEFDPVPILGELPFQPAISFTSEALLPLAAQLNLDHFFTQLIG; this is encoded by the coding sequence ATGAATAAATCCCGAGGACTGTTTATCACCGGTACGGACACCGGGGTCGGCAAGACCCTGGTGTCGGCGATTCTAGCAGTTTTTCTTCGGCACCAGGGACGTGCATTCAGTTACCTGAAACCCATGGAAAGCGGCATCGCTGACCAGGATGCCCTGGCCCATGATTCCGACGGTTCCCAGGTTCGACAGGCAGCCGCCCTGCAAACGCCCCTCAGCGAGATTATTCCTTTCACCTTCCGGGAACCACTGGCACCGCTGTTGGCGGCTCGACGACAACAGCAGGTTATCAGCCGCGAGACACTGCGCACCACAAGCCAGACCCATCTGGAACGGCATCCGTTCACCCTGGTGGAGGGCGCCGGCGGCCTGCTGGTTCCCCTGTGCCCGCAATACCTGGTTGTCGACCTGATTCAAGACCTCCAGCTGCCAGTCCTGCTGGTCTGCCGATCAGCCCTGGGGGGAGTAAACCATACCCTCCTGTCCTTGGCCTGTCTGCGCCAGGCGGGCATTCCGATCGCCGGCCTGGTGGTCAACCATCTGAACGGCCCCCCCGGCATTGCGGAACAGCATTTCAGTGCCCAGATCGAGGAATTCGACCCGGTTCCCATTCTTGGAGAACTGCCCTTCCAGCCGGCCATCTCCTTTACAAGCGAAGCGCTGCTGCCCTTAGCGGCACAGCTGAACCTGGATCATTTTTTTACCCAGCTGATCGGCTGA
- a CDS encoding HAD-IIIA family hydrolase, translated as MNPPKKQPQLADSLQQRLLPLRGLVMDVDGVLTDGRIIINDRGEESKHFHVRDGHGIKLLLRTGFQVALLTGRQSQVVLHRARELGIDTVFQKIRDKVTAYEQIKARLGLADQQICYVGDDLVDIPVLRRAGLAATVADGIAELDQVVHWRASLPGGGGAVRELCELIMHTQQTWEAATERYFGQQ; from the coding sequence ATGAATCCACCAAAAAAACAGCCACAACTGGCTGACAGTCTCCAGCAACGTCTCCTGCCCCTTAGGGGACTGGTGATGGATGTTGACGGCGTCCTCACCGATGGCCGGATTATTATCAACGACCGGGGTGAGGAAAGTAAACACTTTCATGTTCGTGACGGCCATGGCATCAAGCTGTTGCTGCGTACCGGTTTTCAGGTGGCCCTGCTTACCGGGCGGCAGTCCCAGGTTGTGCTTCATCGGGCCCGCGAACTGGGAATCGACACCGTCTTCCAGAAAATCCGCGACAAGGTCACCGCTTATGAACAGATCAAAGCAAGACTCGGTCTTGCCGATCAGCAGATCTGCTATGTGGGCGATGATCTGGTGGATATCCCGGTTCTCCGTCGGGCCGGCTTGGCAGCCACTGTCGCCGATGGCATTGCCGAACTTGACCAGGTGGTTCACTGGCGAGCTTCACTGCCGGGCGGTGGTGGTGCCGTCCGCGAACTGTGTGAACTGATCATGCACACCCAACAAACCTGGGAAGCGGCAACTGAACGTTATTTCGGCCAACAATGA
- the ndk gene encoding nucleoside-diphosphate kinase translates to MERTLSIIKPDAVAKGVIGNIIATFEANGLRIAAMKMVHLSKREAEGFYAVHRQRPFFGSLTDFMSMGPAVVMVLAGDDAISKNRELMGATNPAEAAEGTLRKRFATDIEKNAVHGSDAPETARTEIAYFFPELEIVNEQ, encoded by the coding sequence ATGGAACGCACCTTATCAATCATCAAACCGGATGCGGTGGCCAAAGGAGTCATCGGCAACATTATCGCCACCTTTGAGGCCAACGGCCTGCGGATAGCGGCCATGAAGATGGTTCATCTGAGCAAACGGGAAGCGGAGGGTTTTTATGCCGTCCATCGGCAACGGCCGTTTTTCGGCAGCCTGACCGATTTCATGTCTATGGGACCTGCTGTGGTGATGGTGCTGGCAGGCGACGACGCAATCAGTAAAAATCGGGAGCTGATGGGGGCCACCAATCCGGCGGAAGCCGCTGAAGGCACCCTCCGGAAACGCTTTGCCACCGATATCGAAAAAAATGCCGTCCATGGTTCCGACGCCCCGGAAACCGCCCGGACGGAAATCGCCTATTTCTTCCCTGAGCTGGAAATCGTCAACGAACAGTAG
- a CDS encoding cofactor-independent phosphoglycerate mutase translates to MSKKKFLVILGDGMADDPQERLGGKTPLAAAHTPHLDRLAQTAEQGLLTTIPEGFPAGSDVANLAVFGYDPARYYTGRAPLEAASMGIELGPDDVAFRCNLVNILHYQGRGFMHDFSAGHITTAEARQVIEHLNGELGSEHLQFYAGVSYRHLMVIRDCPPELAALDLTPPHDITGQEIVHHLPENPASPIQQLMLSSQIILHHLPFLRKKVEQGEVTANSIWLWGQGKKPQLDSFSTRFGCNGVVISAVDLIKGIGICAGLEAMDVPGATGYLDTNYENKVSYALKSLQNHDFVYLHVEAPDEASHEGSLEKKVQAIEDLDSRVIGPLVAGLQDSQAAFRMVVLPDHPTPIATKTHSSGPVPYLLHDSEESSLGKAASYCEETARATGKHWPRGWEFMDYLINSSCRGKS, encoded by the coding sequence ATGAGCAAAAAAAAATTTCTGGTCATACTTGGCGATGGGATGGCTGATGATCCCCAGGAACGTCTGGGAGGGAAAACCCCGTTGGCAGCAGCCCATACACCCCACCTTGATCGGCTGGCGCAGACCGCCGAGCAAGGTCTCCTGACCACCATACCTGAAGGTTTTCCAGCCGGCAGCGATGTGGCCAACCTAGCGGTTTTCGGTTATGATCCGGCCCGCTACTATACCGGCCGGGCACCACTGGAAGCCGCCAGCATGGGCATTGAACTGGGGCCTGATGATGTGGCATTCCGCTGCAATCTGGTCAACATTCTCCACTATCAGGGGCGTGGCTTCATGCATGACTTCAGTGCCGGCCACATCACCACAGCTGAAGCCCGGCAGGTTATCGAACACCTCAATGGGGAACTTGGCAGTGAACATCTGCAGTTCTATGCCGGCGTCAGCTATCGCCACCTGATGGTCATCAGGGACTGCCCCCCGGAACTGGCTGCCCTTGACCTGACGCCGCCCCATGACATTACCGGGCAGGAGATTGTTCACCATCTGCCGGAAAATCCCGCCTCCCCCATTCAGCAGCTGATGCTCTCATCCCAGATCATCCTCCATCACCTGCCCTTTCTCCGGAAAAAGGTGGAGCAGGGAGAAGTAACTGCCAATTCCATCTGGCTGTGGGGACAGGGGAAAAAGCCACAACTGGATTCATTCAGCACCCGCTTCGGCTGCAACGGGGTAGTAATCTCAGCCGTTGATTTGATCAAGGGCATCGGTATCTGTGCCGGATTGGAAGCTATGGATGTGCCGGGGGCGACTGGCTACCTTGACACAAATTATGAGAACAAGGTGTCCTACGCCCTCAAGAGTCTGCAGAACCACGACTTTGTCTATCTGCATGTGGAGGCCCCTGATGAAGCCTCCCACGAAGGCAGCCTGGAAAAGAAGGTTCAGGCCATTGAAGATCTGGACAGCCGGGTCATTGGTCCCCTGGTGGCTGGGCTGCAGGACAGCCAGGCTGCGTTTCGGATGGTTGTTCTGCCGGATCATCCTACCCCCATAGCAACCAAAACCCACTCTTCCGGACCGGTGCCCTACCTGCTCCATGACAGTGAGGAAAGTAGTTTGGGCAAGGCGGCTTCCTATTGTGAAGAAACTGCCCGGGCAACCGGCAAACACTGGCCCCGGGGCTGGGAGTTTATGGATTATCTCATCAATTCCAGCTGCAGGGGCAAAAGTTGA
- the lptB gene encoding LPS export ABC transporter ATP-binding protein — protein MNNNRFVAENLVKKYNQRVVVDEVSISIQSHEIVGLLGPNGAGKTTTFYMMVGLIKPDTGQLLYNDHDITALPMPQRARQGISYLPQEASVFRKLTVEENLKAILQTLHLSPAEQENRLEELLTKFGLDRIRTNKAMTVSGGERRRVEIARALVLSPTFILLDEPFAGIDPIAVNDLQNIIRDLKNQQIGVLISDHNVRETLGICDRAYIMDQGKILEEGLPDTIVASPKARKIYLGDSFTL, from the coding sequence ATGAATAACAACCGTTTTGTTGCCGAAAACCTGGTAAAAAAATACAACCAGCGGGTGGTGGTGGATGAGGTATCCATTTCCATCCAGTCACATGAAATCGTCGGGCTGCTGGGTCCCAATGGGGCTGGAAAAACCACCACCTTTTATATGATGGTCGGTCTGATTAAACCCGATACCGGACAACTGCTCTACAATGATCATGATATCACGGCGTTACCCATGCCCCAACGGGCACGGCAGGGAATCAGCTACCTGCCGCAGGAAGCATCGGTCTTCCGTAAATTGACGGTTGAGGAAAACCTGAAAGCTATTCTGCAGACCCTTCATCTTTCACCCGCCGAGCAGGAAAACCGGCTGGAGGAGTTGCTGACCAAATTCGGGCTTGACCGAATACGCACCAACAAGGCCATGACGGTCTCCGGCGGTGAACGGCGGCGGGTAGAAATTGCCCGGGCACTGGTGCTTTCGCCGACCTTTATTCTGCTCGATGAACCGTTTGCCGGCATCGACCCCATTGCGGTCAACGACTTGCAAAACATTATCCGCGATCTTAAAAATCAGCAGATCGGAGTCCTGATCTCCGACCATAATGTCAGGGAGACCCTTGGGATCTGCGACCGGGCCTATATCATGGACCAGGGGAAAATCCTCGAGGAAGGCCTGCCCGACACCATTGTTGCCAGTCCCAAGGCCCGGAAAATCTATCTCGGCGACAGTTTCACCCTCTAA
- the pyrE gene encoding orotate phosphoribosyltransferase, which yields MTNDRPPIKGKKARLLELLKELSYENRPVTLTSGKTSSYYVDGKQTTLHSEGSYLTGSLVLETIQDSGRPIKGVGGLTMGADPIASAVSVLSWAAGTPISAFYIRKEPKGHGKNLWIEGNKNLAPRDQVAIVEDVVTTGGSLWKAVERTLDHGLEVAMVITLLDRLEGGREMLQAKGFPLTSLFTINDLRS from the coding sequence ATGACAAACGATCGCCCGCCCATCAAAGGCAAAAAAGCCCGCCTGCTTGAACTTTTGAAAGAGCTTTCCTATGAAAACCGCCCGGTTACCCTGACCTCGGGCAAAACCAGCAGCTACTATGTGGACGGCAAACAGACCACCCTGCACAGTGAGGGCAGCTACCTGACCGGCAGCCTCGTGCTTGAAACCATCCAGGACTCCGGACGCCCCATCAAAGGCGTTGGCGGCCTGACCATGGGGGCTGATCCCATCGCCAGTGCGGTGAGCGTCCTCAGCTGGGCTGCCGGCACCCCCATCAGTGCCTTTTATATCCGCAAAGAACCGAAAGGCCACGGAAAAAACCTCTGGATTGAAGGCAACAAAAATCTGGCACCTCGTGACCAGGTGGCCATTGTCGAAGATGTGGTAACCACCGGCGGCTCTCTCTGGAAAGCAGTTGAGCGGACCCTCGACCACGGTTTGGAGGTCGCCATGGTCATCACACTCCTGGACCGTCTGGAAGGCGGCAGGGAGATGCTGCAGGCAAAGGGATTCCCCCTCACCTCCCTCTTTACCATCAACGACCTGCGCTCCTAG
- the lptC gene encoding LPS export ABC transporter periplasmic protein LptC: protein MKKYLISTGVLILSSILILTVFLKLKPDAVKETVLPAIARHLEFELNDAHYTHSKSGTKRWELTAAKAQRQKGSETIEMIDLAITLFADDGSLTTIVADQGAYTTNTGDIKLQKNIVITSPTYTITTDNLTYLDQQEKLIIKDRITVLRDGFALKAAGASMEVPKNIFHFTGGVSATIQRQKEQP from the coding sequence ATGAAAAAATACCTCATCAGCACCGGTGTGCTTATCTTGAGCAGCATCCTTATCCTGACCGTTTTCCTGAAGCTGAAGCCGGATGCGGTGAAGGAAACCGTGCTGCCGGCCATTGCCCGCCACCTGGAGTTTGAGCTGAATGATGCCCATTATACCCATTCCAAAAGCGGTACAAAACGCTGGGAGCTTACGGCCGCCAAAGCTCAACGACAAAAAGGCAGCGAAACCATTGAAATGATCGATTTGGCCATCACCCTGTTTGCCGATGACGGCTCGCTGACCACCATTGTCGCCGATCAGGGTGCCTACACCACCAATACCGGTGACATCAAGCTCCAGAAGAATATTGTCATAACCAGTCCAACATACACCATCACCACGGACAATTTAACCTACCTTGACCAGCAGGAAAAGCTGATCATCAAGGATCGGATTACCGTTCTCCGGGATGGATTTGCCCTGAAAGCTGCCGGCGCGTCGATGGAAGTACCGAAAAACATCTTCCACTTTACCGGCGGCGTCAGCGCCACCATCCAACGACAAAAGGAACAGCCATGA
- the kdsA gene encoding 3-deoxy-8-phosphooctulonate synthase: MNPVSINSTVAIGSGCPLALLAGPCVIESEDLVLRTAETIAGICTQLNVPFIFKASYDKANRSSVQSFRGPGRDRGLEMLATVRKELGLPVITDVHDHHDVAAVAEVVDIIQIPAFLCRQTDLLLAAGASGKPVNVKKGQFMSPTDMANITGKITSTGNDNILLTERGTTFGYHNLVVDFRSIPLMQQTGYPVIFDATHSVQLPAAQGTCSGGDREMIPTLAAAAVATGVDALFLEVHPDPDHALCDGANSLPLDHLQQLLTRLLRLWEARFEDAHH; the protein is encoded by the coding sequence ATGAACCCGGTTTCCATCAACAGCACCGTAGCCATCGGCAGCGGCTGCCCCTTGGCCCTGCTGGCTGGCCCCTGCGTGATTGAAAGTGAAGATCTGGTCCTTCGTACCGCGGAAACCATTGCCGGCATCTGCACACAACTGAATGTGCCCTTTATTTTCAAAGCCTCCTATGACAAGGCCAACCGCAGCAGTGTTCAGTCATTCCGTGGTCCCGGCCGGGATCGAGGCCTGGAAATGCTGGCAACCGTCAGGAAAGAACTGGGACTTCCGGTCATTACCGATGTTCATGATCACCATGATGTGGCTGCCGTCGCCGAGGTGGTTGACATCATCCAGATTCCCGCTTTTCTCTGCCGACAGACCGACCTCCTGCTGGCTGCCGGTGCCAGCGGCAAGCCGGTCAACGTTAAGAAGGGACAGTTCATGTCCCCCACCGATATGGCCAATATTACCGGTAAAATTACCAGCACCGGCAACGATAATATTCTCCTGACCGAACGGGGAACCACATTCGGCTATCATAACCTGGTGGTTGATTTTCGCTCCATCCCTTTGATGCAGCAGACCGGCTATCCGGTAATCTTTGATGCAACCCACTCGGTCCAGCTGCCGGCAGCCCAGGGAACCTGTTCCGGTGGCGATCGGGAAATGATCCCCACCCTGGCGGCGGCGGCGGTGGCCACCGGCGTTGATGCCCTCTTCCTGGAGGTTCATCCTGATCCCGACCATGCCTTATGCGACGGTGCCAATTCTCTGCCCCTGGACCACCTGCAGCAGTTATTGACCCGGCTGCTCCGCCTCTGGGAAGCCCGGTTTGAAGATGCACACCATTGA
- a CDS encoding CTP synthase, which translates to MKPKYIFVTGGVISSLGKGLAASSLGALLEARNLTVGIQKLDPYLNVDPGTMSPFQHGEVFVTDDGAETDLDLGHYERFTNAVLTKQSNYTTGKIYDSVITKERRGDYLGGTVQVIPHITDEIKESIRQGTQNVDVAMVEIGGTVGDIESQPFLEAIRQFRYDIGPENVLYIHLTLVPYIQTAGELKTKPTQHSVKELRSIGIQPDIILCRSDRPLSQEIKKKISLFCNIPPEAVFTARDVESIYEAPLALHQEGLDDKVVSLLNIWTGAPRLGTWQNIVRKIKDPRNEVSIGIVGKYTALKESYKSLNEALIHGGIANNARVNLEYIDSENLEAMNGEQLAEELADIDGILVPGGFGNRGIEGKIKAINYARTHKLPMFGICLGMQLMAVEFARHCAQLERANSAEFNPDTPYPIIYLMKEWTSQDGSQVITQDKDTPKGGTMRLGAHPCRLAADSFAQRAYGSDTVSERHRHRYEFNNQFRERLEASGLQITGTHEVQNLVEIIEIKNHPWYLGCQFHPEFTSKPMKPHPLFVAFIKAALAARKGRQGQ; encoded by the coding sequence GTGAAGCCAAAGTATATCTTTGTTACCGGCGGAGTTATCTCATCCCTGGGCAAGGGCCTGGCAGCATCCTCTCTCGGCGCCCTGCTGGAAGCCCGCAACCTGACCGTGGGCATCCAGAAGCTGGACCCCTACCTGAACGTTGATCCCGGCACCATGAGTCCGTTTCAGCATGGTGAAGTTTTTGTTACCGATGACGGAGCTGAAACTGATCTTGATTTGGGTCATTACGAACGGTTCACCAATGCAGTCCTGACCAAACAGAGCAACTACACCACCGGCAAAATATATGACAGCGTCATCACCAAGGAACGGCGTGGCGACTATCTGGGCGGCACGGTCCAGGTTATCCCCCACATTACCGATGAAATCAAGGAATCCATCCGTCAGGGAACCCAAAACGTGGATGTGGCGATGGTCGAAATCGGCGGCACGGTGGGCGACATTGAAAGCCAGCCATTTCTGGAGGCAATCCGCCAGTTCCGCTATGATATTGGGCCGGAAAATGTCCTCTATATTCACCTGACCCTGGTTCCTTACATCCAGACGGCCGGGGAGCTGAAAACCAAGCCCACCCAGCATAGCGTCAAGGAGCTGCGCAGCATCGGCATCCAGCCGGACATCATTCTCTGCCGTTCCGACCGGCCGCTCTCCCAGGAGATCAAGAAAAAGATCTCGCTCTTCTGCAACATTCCTCCCGAAGCGGTTTTTACGGCCCGGGATGTCGAGAGCATCTATGAAGCTCCCCTGGCCCTGCACCAGGAAGGCTTGGATGACAAGGTGGTTTCCCTGCTCAACATCTGGACCGGAGCACCCCGGCTGGGCACCTGGCAGAACATTGTTCGTAAGATCAAAGATCCGCGCAACGAAGTGAGCATCGGCATTGTCGGCAAATACACCGCCCTCAAGGAATCCTATAAAAGCCTGAATGAAGCCCTGATTCATGGCGGGATCGCCAACAATGCCAGGGTCAACCTGGAATATATCGACTCGGAGAACTTGGAGGCGATGAACGGTGAACAGCTGGCTGAGGAGTTGGCTGACATCGACGGTATTCTGGTCCCCGGCGGTTTTGGCAACCGGGGCATCGAGGGCAAGATCAAAGCAATCAACTATGCCCGCACCCATAAGCTGCCGATGTTCGGCATCTGTCTGGGCATGCAGTTGATGGCGGTTGAATTTGCCCGCCACTGCGCTCAGCTGGAGCGGGCAAACAGTGCTGAATTCAACCCGGACACGCCCTACCCGATCATCTACCTGATGAAGGAGTGGACCAGCCAAGATGGCAGCCAAGTCATCACCCAGGACAAAGATACCCCTAAAGGGGGAACCATGCGGCTGGGAGCCCACCCCTGCCGGCTGGCCGCCGACTCTTTCGCCCAACGGGCATACGGCAGCGACACGGTTTCCGAACGGCATCGGCACCGCTATGAATTCAACAACCAGTTCCGTGAAAGACTTGAGGCCAGCGGCTTGCAGATTACCGGCACCCATGAGGTTCAAAACCTGGTGGAGATTATCGAGATCAAGAACCACCCCTGGTACCTCGGCTGCCAGTTCCACCCTGAATTCACCTCCAAACCCATGAAGCCGCACCCTCTGTTTGTAGCCTTTATCAAGGCCGCTCTGGCAGCCAGAAAAGGACGTCAAGGACAATGA
- a CDS encoding response regulator, with the protein MIKNRILIVDDEAPIREILENIVSKEGLISSSYENGKLALEALTAHHDDVMLVITDIKMPEMDGIQLIREAKKLFPDLPFVIASGYGTKDNIITALKLGALDYLEKPFQVKDIANTIQRIKRAVYASRQTTELYHYLEEKRIIFKIGNDLHLVPSLVEELVSEIQRGRRGSLPFDLTGIRMALHEAVINAIEHGNLELSSMLKEEPNYLEILSQRAAELPYAKRQVVVSTTIKSSSFSCTITDEGPGFNWQSLPDPRNPDNLFKPHGRGIILIANYFDQLTFSEQGNSISMEKCLV; encoded by the coding sequence ATGATCAAAAACCGGATACTTATTGTTGATGATGAAGCCCCGATCAGGGAAATACTGGAAAATATTGTCTCTAAAGAGGGTTTGATCAGCAGCAGCTACGAAAATGGCAAACTGGCCCTTGAGGCCCTGACTGCTCACCATGATGATGTCATGCTGGTGATTACCGACATTAAAATGCCGGAAATGGATGGCATCCAGCTTATCAGGGAGGCAAAGAAGCTGTTCCCTGACCTCCCTTTTGTTATTGCTTCCGGCTATGGTACAAAAGACAATATTATTACCGCGTTGAAGCTGGGAGCCCTCGACTATCTGGAAAAACCATTTCAAGTCAAGGATATTGCCAACACAATTCAGAGAATCAAAAGGGCGGTCTATGCCTCTCGGCAGACCACTGAACTTTACCATTATCTGGAAGAAAAAAGGATCATCTTCAAAATCGGCAACGACCTCCATCTGGTTCCCTCGCTGGTGGAGGAACTGGTGAGCGAGATCCAAAGGGGCCGTCGGGGAAGCCTGCCGTTTGATTTGACCGGCATCCGCATGGCTCTCCATGAAGCAGTCATCAACGCCATTGAACATGGCAATCTCGAGCTCTCTTCCATGCTGAAGGAGGAGCCCAATTATCTCGAGATTCTCAGCCAGCGGGCAGCGGAGCTACCCTATGCAAAGCGGCAGGTGGTGGTCAGCACAACGATCAAAAGCAGCTCTTTCTCCTGCACCATCACCGATGAAGGACCTGGATTCAACTGGCAATCCCTCCCTGACCCCCGGAACCCTGACAATCTGTTCAAACCCCACGGTCGCGGGATCATCCTTATTGCCAACTATTTCGATCAACTTACTTTCAGCGAACAAGGGAACTCCATCAGCATGGAGAAATGCCTTGTCTAA